The proteins below come from a single Roseiflexus sp. RS-1 genomic window:
- a CDS encoding M16 family metallopeptidase, producing the protein MPDYPPPPQLYTLPGGLRVLIEALPYAHSVSVGCFVSVGAGHEARHESGIAHFIEHMLFKGTQRRPSPKLIADAIEGVGGTLDAYTSFESTVYYAKVADIYFDRAIDVLADMLIAPRFDPLDIEKERRVIAEELHQTEDTPSELVHLVLDAAMWGDQPLGRDIAGSEETIAAFRAEQIVSFWRAHYTKRNIVISIAGHVDVQRALDAVAVAFDALPEGSPAMLLPSQPPRPGPAVTLRSDDNEQGNFCIGFRGISHNDPDRRALLVFDTVIGGGASSRLFQEIREERGLAYNIGSYSREYHDTGKWVIFGSVEPQCVDECIATVMTELRRARVEGITAEELAQVKEQVKGGILLSLEDTWAIASRNGSHQLRYGRVIPIEQVVAEVEAVSRDDVLRVAQRVLRDDHLHLAVIGPYDDTANLERLLTVEHSP; encoded by the coding sequence ATGCCAGACTATCCGCCACCGCCACAACTCTACACGCTGCCCGGCGGCTTGCGTGTGCTGATCGAGGCGTTGCCATATGCGCACTCGGTATCGGTCGGTTGCTTCGTAAGCGTCGGCGCTGGTCATGAAGCGCGCCATGAGAGCGGCATTGCGCACTTTATCGAGCATATGCTCTTCAAAGGCACACAGCGCCGACCATCGCCCAAGTTGATCGCCGATGCCATCGAGGGTGTCGGCGGCACGCTGGATGCCTATACCAGTTTCGAGTCGACGGTCTACTACGCCAAAGTCGCCGATATCTATTTCGACCGCGCGATAGATGTGCTCGCGGATATGCTGATCGCTCCGCGCTTCGATCCGCTCGACATCGAAAAAGAGCGGCGCGTGATCGCCGAGGAACTGCATCAGACCGAAGACACGCCTTCGGAACTGGTGCATCTGGTTCTTGATGCTGCTATGTGGGGCGACCAGCCGCTGGGACGCGACATCGCCGGCAGTGAAGAGACAATCGCGGCGTTCCGTGCCGAACAGATCGTTTCGTTCTGGCGGGCGCATTACACTAAACGGAATATAGTCATTTCGATCGCCGGGCATGTCGATGTGCAGCGTGCACTCGATGCGGTGGCGGTCGCCTTCGACGCGCTGCCGGAAGGCTCGCCGGCAATGTTGCTGCCCAGCCAACCGCCGCGCCCTGGTCCGGCGGTAACGTTGCGCAGCGACGACAATGAGCAGGGCAATTTCTGCATCGGTTTCCGCGGCATATCCCACAACGACCCGGATCGTCGCGCGTTGCTGGTCTTCGATACGGTGATCGGCGGCGGCGCATCTTCCCGCCTGTTCCAGGAGATCCGCGAAGAGCGAGGGTTGGCGTACAACATTGGCAGTTACAGCCGCGAATACCACGATACGGGGAAGTGGGTCATCTTCGGCAGTGTGGAACCGCAGTGTGTAGATGAGTGCATTGCGACGGTGATGACAGAATTGCGCCGCGCGCGAGTCGAAGGGATCACTGCTGAAGAACTGGCGCAGGTGAAGGAGCAGGTCAAAGGGGGCATTCTCCTTTCGCTGGAGGATACCTGGGCGATTGCGTCGCGCAACGGGTCGCATCAACTGCGCTATGGGCGCGTTATTCCCATTGAACAGGTTGTTGCCGAGGTTGAAGCCGTATCGCGTGACGATGTGCTGCGCGTTGCCCAACGGGTGCTGCGTGACGACCATCTGCACCTGGCAGTCATTGGTCCGTATGATGATACCGCCAATCTTGAGCGCCTGCTCACCGTGGAGCATTCTCCGTGA
- a CDS encoding glycosyltransferase family 39 protein, whose amino-acid sequence MTGPGQVLRRAVTPVALFVLAMAARWPNGRFLTVDEAYHWISLSRRFATAVATGNFADTFYFGHPAVTTLWLGALGHTIYQVLTVLEIIQEHPATFYTVMRLPAATITALALALAYPLLERLTGRTIALLAALLWIGEPFLVAHSQLFHMDATLTSLMTLSLLLMLVALQSNTRSFVHSPWWIASGLVAGLGLLTKSPALLLAPLAGLVVLIGQGLPSTLTVRSAVITMVRCIPPLAVWCGMAALVWIALWPAMWVRPLATTWGVVSEILFDGGAPHPWGNFFFGRAVADPGPLFYLVAIPFRLAPWTLIGVLIWISFIVRDGKDAWKDASRPLLLLAVFVVLFVAAISVMAKKFDRYALPVFPALTILAAAGFSRGYDFLSKRGIIDALRRFGAAHPWQSAGYVLVVTAVITNLIWYHPYYLAYYNPLLGGGAVARQVLPIGWGEGLELAAAFIAAQPDGRDRPIAVFYQAVLSPFAPAGVAPLQAIQNPLRVDYAVAYIDQIQRNTRPELHAPLRRLKPIHIVRIHGIDYAYIYQVPPPVTEVPDTDFGDMVRLHGYNLDTSAIGASGALTITLVWQALAQSDRDYMIFVHMMNDAGKRVAQVDVPLGTEHWRPQSWQPGRHVSMVQHFPLPPDLPAGTYRLAIGVYDPQTFSRLPLRTNGERADDAGQDALLLTRVTIP is encoded by the coding sequence GTGACAGGTCCTGGTCAGGTCCTGCGTCGGGCGGTGACGCCGGTTGCACTCTTTGTTCTGGCAATGGCGGCGCGCTGGCCCAATGGACGTTTTCTCACCGTTGATGAAGCCTACCACTGGATATCGCTCTCCCGGCGATTCGCAACCGCAGTTGCTACCGGCAACTTCGCCGACACCTTCTACTTCGGGCATCCGGCAGTCACAACGCTGTGGCTTGGCGCTCTGGGGCACACGATCTACCAGGTTCTGACCGTACTCGAAATCATCCAGGAACACCCGGCGACCTTCTACACCGTCATGCGGTTACCGGCTGCCACGATTACGGCGCTTGCGCTCGCGCTGGCGTACCCGCTCCTGGAGCGCCTGACCGGTCGAACCATTGCGCTTCTGGCGGCGCTGCTCTGGATCGGCGAGCCGTTTCTGGTCGCTCACTCGCAACTGTTCCATATGGATGCAACCCTGACGTCCCTGATGACGCTCAGCCTGCTGCTGATGCTGGTGGCGCTCCAGAGCAACACACGCAGTTTCGTCCACTCGCCGTGGTGGATCGCCAGCGGTCTCGTCGCCGGTCTGGGGTTGCTGACCAAATCACCCGCGCTGCTGCTGGCGCCGCTGGCGGGGTTGGTTGTGCTCATCGGGCAGGGGCTGCCATCGACGCTAACCGTTCGCTCTGCGGTTATAACAATGGTGCGTTGCATCCCGCCCCTGGCAGTGTGGTGCGGCATGGCAGCGCTCGTCTGGATCGCGCTCTGGCCCGCCATGTGGGTGCGACCGCTCGCGACGACCTGGGGTGTTGTGAGCGAGATTCTCTTCGATGGCGGAGCGCCGCACCCGTGGGGGAACTTCTTCTTCGGTCGCGCCGTCGCCGATCCGGGACCGCTCTTCTACCTGGTGGCGATACCGTTCCGCCTGGCGCCGTGGACGCTGATCGGCGTGCTGATCTGGATCAGCTTTATTGTGCGCGATGGGAAAGACGCCTGGAAGGATGCGAGTCGTCCCTTGCTGCTGCTGGCGGTGTTTGTCGTTCTTTTCGTTGCAGCGATCAGTGTTATGGCGAAGAAATTCGACCGCTATGCGCTGCCGGTCTTTCCTGCGCTGACAATCCTGGCGGCTGCCGGGTTCTCCCGTGGATACGATTTTCTGAGCAAGCGGGGGATCATCGATGCCCTCAGACGTTTCGGCGCCGCGCATCCGTGGCAGTCGGCAGGGTATGTGCTGGTGGTAACGGCAGTGATCACCAATCTGATCTGGTACCACCCCTATTATCTGGCGTACTACAACCCGCTGCTCGGCGGCGGTGCAGTAGCCAGACAGGTGTTGCCGATTGGTTGGGGTGAGGGGCTGGAACTTGCGGCTGCATTTATCGCTGCGCAGCCAGACGGCAGGGATCGCCCGATCGCCGTGTTCTACCAGGCTGTCCTGAGTCCGTTTGCGCCAGCAGGGGTTGCGCCGCTCCAGGCCATTCAAAACCCGCTGCGCGTCGATTATGCGGTCGCGTATATCGACCAGATCCAGCGCAACACGCGACCAGAACTGCACGCTCCACTGCGGCGTCTCAAGCCGATCCACATCGTCCGGATTCACGGCATTGACTATGCCTACATCTATCAGGTTCCGCCACCGGTCACTGAGGTGCCGGATACAGATTTCGGCGATATGGTTCGCCTCCACGGATACAACCTCGATACATCCGCCATCGGCGCATCCGGGGCGTTGACGATCACACTGGTGTGGCAGGCGCTTGCACAATCCGACCGTGACTATATGATCTTTGTGCATATGATGAACGACGCGGGCAAACGTGTTGCGCAGGTGGATGTTCCGTTGGGAACGGAACACTGGCGCCCGCAATCATGGCAACCGGGCAGGCACGTTTCGATGGTGCAGCATTTTCCGCTGCCGCCCGATCTCCCTGCCGGAACCTATCGCCTTGCGATTGGCGTCTACGATCCGCAGACCTTCTCCCGATTGCCATTGCGAACCAATGGGGAGCGGGCTGACGATGCCGGGCAGGATGCGCTGCTTCTGACCCGCGTTACGATCCCTTGA